A stretch of Imperialibacter roseus DNA encodes these proteins:
- a CDS encoding tetratricopeptide repeat protein — translation MNIIKFTFSGSFFDKLLKFGILIALIAFITSCGAERKKNDRDRFFLLGNEALKGNDNKEAIRLYTEALALDNDYADAFNNRGIAHMKRGDAASALLDFNQAILIDAENLSYVWNRAEAYAGANRYDKAINDITVVRKAFPDSARVYFSEGVIHFQFKEYQQAEAAFTESLMRDNSNGEAYINRGTVRYYLNKLDSAQSDLEQGLLSHSEEGNAWNTLAMVASAKGNNAKGLDLINKAIDISPNEAYFLNNRGYVYLQLDSLEKAVEDIDASLLRDPQNAWAYRNKGIYYYKAGNFEEALRLLTRAESMDSQMTEVHLWLGKAYLAVGNKVKACEVLSEAGPAPEALKLITDNC, via the coding sequence ATGAACATTATAAAATTTACATTTTCAGGAAGTTTTTTTGATAAATTATTAAAATTTGGCATTCTCATTGCCTTGATCGCTTTTATCACGTCGTGTGGTGCGGAAAGGAAGAAAAACGACAGAGACAGGTTCTTTCTGTTGGGCAATGAGGCACTGAAGGGGAACGACAATAAGGAGGCCATCCGGCTTTACACCGAAGCGCTGGCACTGGATAACGACTATGCCGATGCTTTCAACAACAGAGGCATTGCGCACATGAAAAGGGGAGACGCCGCTTCTGCTTTGCTCGATTTCAATCAGGCTATTCTCATTGATGCTGAAAACCTCTCCTATGTATGGAACAGGGCTGAGGCCTATGCCGGTGCCAACCGGTACGACAAGGCCATCAACGACATCACTGTAGTAAGAAAGGCCTTCCCTGATTCGGCCAGGGTTTATTTCTCGGAAGGAGTCATTCATTTTCAGTTCAAAGAGTACCAGCAGGCAGAAGCCGCCTTCACGGAGTCGCTGATGAGGGACAACAGCAACGGTGAGGCCTATATCAACCGGGGCACCGTCAGGTATTATTTAAACAAGCTCGATTCGGCACAATCAGATTTGGAACAAGGGCTCCTGTCTCACTCTGAGGAGGGCAATGCGTGGAACACCCTGGCGATGGTAGCGTCGGCGAAGGGCAACAATGCCAAGGGTCTTGACCTGATTAATAAAGCTATTGACATATCACCCAACGAGGCCTATTTTCTGAACAACCGGGGATATGTTTACTTACAGCTCGATAGTTTGGAAAAGGCGGTGGAGGATATTGACGCCAGCTTGCTGCGGGATCCGCAGAACGCCTGGGCTTACCGGAACAAGGGGATATACTACTACAAGGCAGGCAACTTTGAGGAGGCCCTTCGGTTGCTGACAAGGGCTGAGTCCATGGACAGCCAAATGACCGAAGTTCACCTGTGGCTGGGAAAAGCTTATTTGGCAGTAGGCAACAAAGTCAAGGCTTGCGAGGTGCTAAGTGAGGCCGGGCCAGCGCCCGAAGCCTTGAAACTGATAACTGACAACTGCTAA
- the ilvD gene encoding dihydroxy-acid dehydratase, with product MSKELNKHSKTITQDPSQPGSQAQLYALGLTEEDLKKAQVGIVSTGFEGNPCNMHLNILAHQVKKSVKEADLVGLIFNTIGVSDGMSNGTTGMKYSLISRDVIADSIEVVSQAQFYDALVAVVGCDKNMPGAIMGMSRLNRPSIMVYGGSVRPGKWKGEDLNIVSAFEAYGQRLGGNMSDEDYKGIIQNSIPGPGACGGMYTANTMASAIEAMGMSLPYSSSNPAEGNPKVNEIQKVGAAIRNLMEKNILPSDIMTKNAFENAITTVMVLGGSTNAVLHLLAMAKAADVELSLDDFQRISDKTPFLADLKPSGKYLMEDLHKIGGVPGVLKILLREGYLHGDCMTVTGKTLAENLEEIADLQSGQDLIYSFDKPIKKTGHLQILYGNLAPEGAVAKITGKEGEVFEGPARIYEDEFAAIDGIGKEVKKGEVIVIRQSGPKGAPGMPEMLKPTGAVMGAGLGKDVALITDGRFSGGSHGFVVGHITPESQEGGPLALIKNGDIIRIDATNNLLEVKLSDEELAARRKSWVKPAYKATKGILKKYINSVSSASQGCVTDL from the coding sequence ATGTCAAAAGAATTAAACAAACACAGCAAGACAATCACCCAGGATCCGAGTCAGCCGGGCTCTCAGGCGCAGCTTTACGCCCTTGGACTTACGGAGGAAGATTTGAAAAAAGCGCAGGTGGGTATCGTGAGCACTGGCTTTGAGGGCAACCCCTGCAACATGCACCTCAATATTCTGGCCCACCAGGTAAAGAAAAGCGTAAAAGAAGCCGACCTTGTAGGGCTCATCTTCAATACAATAGGTGTGAGTGACGGCATGTCCAATGGAACAACTGGCATGAAGTACTCGCTGATCTCCCGGGATGTTATAGCAGATTCGATAGAGGTAGTTAGTCAGGCTCAGTTTTACGACGCTCTGGTGGCGGTGGTAGGCTGCGACAAAAATATGCCGGGTGCCATTATGGGCATGTCCCGACTGAACAGACCCAGTATCATGGTTTACGGAGGCTCGGTTCGCCCCGGGAAATGGAAGGGCGAAGACTTAAACATCGTCTCAGCATTTGAGGCTTATGGTCAGCGTCTCGGCGGCAATATGTCAGACGAGGACTACAAAGGCATTATTCAAAACTCTATTCCCGGCCCTGGTGCCTGTGGCGGTATGTACACAGCCAACACCATGGCATCGGCTATCGAGGCAATGGGTATGAGCCTACCTTATAGTTCATCCAACCCTGCCGAAGGCAACCCAAAGGTAAACGAGATTCAAAAAGTGGGTGCGGCTATTCGTAACCTGATGGAAAAGAATATTCTTCCGTCAGATATCATGACAAAGAATGCATTCGAAAATGCTATCACCACCGTTATGGTGTTGGGCGGGTCTACGAATGCAGTGCTTCACCTGCTGGCCATGGCCAAAGCAGCAGACGTGGAGCTCTCACTTGACGACTTCCAAAGGATCAGTGACAAGACACCATTCCTCGCCGACCTGAAACCGAGTGGGAAATACCTGATGGAAGACCTCCACAAGATAGGCGGCGTGCCAGGTGTGTTGAAAATACTTTTGAGAGAAGGTTACCTCCATGGCGACTGTATGACCGTAACAGGAAAGACACTTGCCGAGAACCTGGAAGAAATAGCAGATCTTCAATCGGGACAGGATCTTATCTATTCTTTTGATAAGCCCATTAAAAAGACCGGGCACCTGCAGATTTTGTATGGCAACCTGGCACCCGAAGGCGCTGTGGCAAAAATTACCGGTAAAGAAGGTGAAGTTTTCGAAGGCCCTGCAAGAATCTATGAAGACGAGTTTGCTGCCATCGACGGTATTGGTAAAGAAGTAAAAAAAGGTGAGGTAATCGTTATTCGTCAGTCGGGACCAAAAGGAGCACCCGGCATGCCCGAGATGCTCAAACCTACGGGTGCAGTCATGGGTGCCGGGCTGGGAAAAGACGTGGCGCTGATCACCGACGGAAGGTTCTCAGGCGGATCGCACGGATTTGTAGTGGGGCATATCACTCCTGAATCGCAGGAAGGCGGGCCTTTGGCACTGATCAAAAACGGAGACATTATCCGCATTGACGCAACGAATAATCTGCTGGAAGTGAAACTTTCGGACGAAGAGTTGGCAGCGAGAAGAAAGTCATGGGTAAAACCTGCTTACAAAGCCACGAAAGGAATATTGAAGAAATATATTAACTCAGTAAGCTCAGCCTCACAAGGCTGTGTTACAGACCTTTAA
- the ilvB gene encoding biosynthetic-type acetolactate synthase large subunit: MNTSTLAVEKKQPKKTIRVSGSEALLMCLLEEGVDSIFGYPGGAIMPIYDALYGYQDKLTHYLTRHEQGAAHAAQGYARVTGRTGVCFATSGPGATNLITGIADAQIDSTPMVCITGQVPSHLLGTDAFQETDVIGISMPVTKWNYQVTKAEEIPGAIARAFYIANTGRPGPVLIDITKDAQFAMVDFSYEKCTKIRSYHPYPVLDESKVEEAAEIINNAKKPFCLVGHGVLISHAQEALSEFLIKGDIPAASTLLGLSALSTDHPQYVGYLGMHGNYGPNIKTNECDVLIAIGMRFDDRVTGDLKKYARQAKVIHIEIDPSEIDKNVKTTVAINADAKAAIKSLIPKIKKAEHKSWIAEFKECDKLEHEKVIQKDLYPTSGEVKMGEVIRLFNEKTKGKAILVTDVGQHQMVATRYYGFNETDSNVTSGGLGTMGFCLPAAIGAKLGKPDRPVIAVIGDGGFQMTIQELGTIFQYNIGVKIVVLNNNFLGMVRQWQQLFHGKRYSSTEMVNPNFQLIAEGYGIPCQKVVDRGDLSAAIDKMLSTDGPYFLEVVVEQEENVFPMVPSGDSVSNIRLE; the protein is encoded by the coding sequence ATGAACACCTCGACATTAGCGGTTGAAAAAAAGCAACCCAAAAAGACCATCAGAGTATCAGGTTCAGAAGCATTGCTTATGTGCCTGCTCGAAGAGGGCGTTGACTCCATTTTCGGATATCCCGGAGGAGCCATTATGCCGATCTACGATGCTTTGTATGGCTACCAAGACAAGCTCACCCATTACCTGACCCGCCATGAGCAGGGAGCTGCCCATGCCGCCCAGGGTTATGCCAGGGTCACTGGCAGAACGGGTGTCTGTTTCGCTACTTCCGGGCCCGGAGCTACCAATCTGATTACCGGCATTGCCGATGCTCAGATTGACTCAACCCCTATGGTCTGTATCACCGGCCAGGTTCCTTCTCATTTGCTGGGAACTGATGCTTTTCAGGAAACCGATGTGATTGGCATTTCTATGCCTGTAACAAAATGGAATTATCAGGTAACCAAAGCCGAGGAAATACCGGGGGCTATTGCCCGGGCATTTTATATTGCCAACACTGGCAGGCCCGGCCCTGTGTTGATCGATATTACCAAAGATGCACAGTTTGCGATGGTGGACTTCTCTTACGAAAAGTGCACCAAAATCCGCAGCTATCATCCCTATCCTGTATTGGATGAAAGCAAGGTGGAAGAAGCCGCTGAAATCATCAACAATGCGAAGAAGCCATTCTGCCTTGTTGGCCATGGTGTTTTGATTTCACACGCACAGGAAGCGCTTAGCGAATTCCTGATCAAAGGTGATATCCCGGCTGCATCAACTCTTCTGGGACTTTCGGCACTTTCTACGGATCATCCGCAGTACGTTGGATACCTGGGCATGCATGGCAATTATGGTCCCAACATAAAAACCAATGAGTGTGATGTGCTGATTGCGATCGGTATGAGGTTCGACGACCGGGTAACAGGCGACTTGAAAAAATATGCACGGCAAGCCAAAGTGATTCATATTGAAATCGATCCTTCAGAGATTGATAAAAATGTGAAGACCACCGTGGCCATCAATGCTGATGCAAAAGCGGCCATCAAATCATTGATTCCGAAGATCAAAAAGGCAGAGCACAAAAGCTGGATTGCGGAATTCAAAGAATGCGACAAATTGGAGCATGAAAAAGTCATCCAAAAGGATCTTTACCCAACAAGCGGCGAAGTGAAAATGGGTGAAGTAATCAGGCTTTTCAACGAAAAAACAAAGGGAAAGGCGATTTTGGTTACTGACGTTGGGCAGCACCAGATGGTCGCCACCAGGTACTATGGCTTCAACGAAACCGACAGCAACGTAACATCGGGCGGATTGGGCACCATGGGATTTTGTCTTCCGGCCGCTATCGGCGCCAAGCTTGGCAAACCAGACAGGCCGGTGATTGCAGTGATTGGTGACGGGGGCTTCCAGATGACCATCCAGGAACTGGGCACCATCTTCCAGTACAATATTGGCGTGAAGATCGTGGTACTCAACAACAACTTCCTTGGCATGGTGCGCCAGTGGCAGCAGTTGTTCCATGGCAAGCGGTACTCATCTACTGAAATGGTGAACCCTAATTTTCAGCTGATTGCTGAAGGCTATGGCATTCCATGTCAAAAAGTAGTAGACAGAGGCGACCTTTCAGCTGCTATCGACAAAATGCTGAGCACCGATGGCCCGTACTTTCTGGAGGTAGTAGTGGAGCAGGAAGAAAACGTGTTCCCTATGGTTCCTTCTGGTGATTCAGTTTCAAACATTCGTTTAGAGTAA
- the ilvN gene encoding acetolactate synthase small subunit, giving the protein MSQSLYNEQNGQDPERLFTMSVLTEDKSGLLNHITIIFSRRKINISSLNVSTTEVAGVSRFTIVVHSTREQAEKVVKQIRKLVDVLGAFLYEEDQVHYQEIALYKVPTKIFMGGNKIEKLVRDNGARILVIEEDYIVLEKTGHKDETSDLFKKLEPYGVLEFVRSGRVAISMSKRKTETFIKELEEIKTNLLLQ; this is encoded by the coding sequence ATGTCACAGTCATTATATAACGAACAAAACGGGCAGGATCCTGAAAGACTCTTCACCATGTCAGTCCTGACAGAAGACAAATCGGGACTCCTCAACCATATTACCATCATATTTTCCCGCCGGAAGATCAATATCAGCAGCCTGAACGTCTCAACGACAGAGGTAGCTGGTGTGAGCCGCTTCACCATAGTGGTGCATAGCACCAGGGAGCAGGCAGAGAAAGTAGTAAAACAGATCAGAAAGCTGGTCGACGTGCTTGGCGCATTCCTGTACGAAGAAGATCAGGTGCATTATCAGGAAATTGCCCTGTACAAAGTACCCACCAAGATTTTCATGGGAGGTAACAAAATTGAAAAACTGGTCAGAGACAACGGAGCACGAATACTTGTCATAGAAGAAGACTATATTGTGCTCGAAAAAACAGGCCACAAAGACGAAACGTCTGACCTGTTCAAGAAGCTGGAACCCTATGGTGTTCTGGAGTTTGTGAGGTCGGGCCGTGTGGCTATCTCGATGAGCAAAAGAAAAACCGAAACCTTTATCAAGGAATTGGAAGAAATAAAAACCAACCTATTGTTACAATAG
- the ilvC gene encoding ketol-acid reductoisomerase, translating to MAKINFGGVEEEVVTREEFPLEKAREVLKNETIAVLGYGVQGPGQALNLRDNGFNVIVGQRKDSKTWDKAVKDGWVPGKTLFELEEACEKGTILQFLLSDAGQIALWPTVKKHLKKGKTLYFSHGFGITYKEQTGIVPDADIDVILVAPKGSGTSLRRLFLEGKGLNSSFAVHQNASGKARENAIALGIGVGSGYLFETDFRKEVFSDLTGERGTLMGALAGILEAQYTLLRKKGHSPSESFNETVEELTESLIKLVAENGMDWMYANCSTTAQRGALDWKNRFRDAVAPVFDDLYESVATGNEARITIEANRQPDYRAKLEVELAELHNSEMWQAGAQVRKLRPKQ from the coding sequence ATGGCAAAGATCAACTTTGGAGGCGTAGAAGAGGAAGTAGTAACCAGAGAAGAATTTCCTTTAGAAAAAGCCAGAGAAGTCCTTAAAAACGAAACCATAGCCGTACTGGGATATGGAGTACAAGGTCCTGGACAGGCACTCAACCTGAGAGACAATGGTTTCAACGTTATCGTTGGCCAGCGTAAAGATTCGAAAACATGGGACAAAGCGGTGAAAGACGGCTGGGTACCTGGCAAGACACTATTTGAATTGGAAGAGGCCTGCGAAAAAGGCACCATCCTTCAGTTCTTACTTTCTGATGCCGGACAAATTGCGCTTTGGCCAACAGTGAAAAAGCATCTGAAAAAAGGCAAGACTTTATATTTTTCTCATGGCTTCGGCATCACTTACAAGGAGCAGACTGGCATTGTTCCAGACGCCGACATTGATGTGATCCTTGTAGCACCTAAAGGATCGGGCACCAGCCTTCGCCGTCTGTTCCTTGAAGGAAAAGGCTTGAACTCCAGCTTTGCTGTTCATCAGAACGCATCTGGCAAAGCAAGAGAAAACGCTATTGCCCTTGGTATTGGCGTAGGATCAGGCTACCTGTTCGAAACTGATTTCAGAAAAGAAGTATTCTCCGACCTTACCGGTGAAAGAGGCACGCTTATGGGCGCTTTGGCTGGCATTTTGGAGGCACAGTATACGCTGCTTCGCAAAAAAGGACATTCACCATCAGAATCTTTCAATGAGACAGTGGAAGAACTGACTGAGTCTCTTATCAAGCTGGTAGCCGAAAACGGTATGGACTGGATGTACGCCAACTGCTCTACGACTGCTCAACGTGGTGCACTTGACTGGAAAAACAGGTTCCGTGACGCCGTAGCTCCCGTATTCGACGATTTGTATGAAAGCGTAGCAACAGGCAACGAAGCCCGTATTACTATTGAGGCCAACCGTCAGCCAGACTACCGTGCGAAGCTGGAAGTAGAGCTAGCTGAACTCCACAATTCAGAAATGTGGCAGGCAGGCGCTCAGGTGCGCAAGCTCCGCCCGAAACAGTAA
- the ilvA gene encoding threonine ammonia-lyase: MSSTQSPLVAADKILQAKITLKDVVPPTPLQFNQQLSEKYGARIYLKREDLNIVRSYKIRGAFNKIASLSDQQRANGIFCASAGNHAQGVAYACFHQKIHGKIYMPTPTTSQKIDRVRMFGKEFVEVILIGDTFDDANSRAVKDCEAAGGTFVPPFDDEKVIEGQGTVAAEILDEISEPIDYLLVPIGGGGLSAGVGSYFKALSPKTKIIGAEPLGAPAMKKSLEAGQVVTLESIDKFVDGAAVQSVGKRNLEICKEVLSEVVLVPEGKVCTTLLELYNNEGIIVEPAGALTTAALDLVAGQIKGKTVVAIVSGGNNDIIRMAEIKERSMLYEGLRHYFIVKFPQRAGALKEFLVNVLGPNDDIILFEYTKKTARENGPAMIGIELKDRNDFQSLLDRMKAYNINYQLLNNKPELFGMLV, from the coding sequence ATGTCCTCCACACAATCTCCCCTCGTTGCCGCAGACAAAATACTGCAGGCCAAAATCACACTCAAAGACGTTGTCCCTCCCACCCCGCTGCAATTCAATCAGCAGCTTTCTGAAAAATATGGTGCCAGGATTTACCTGAAGCGGGAAGACCTTAACATCGTTCGTTCTTATAAGATAAGAGGGGCCTTCAACAAAATTGCTTCGCTGTCGGATCAGCAAAGAGCCAATGGCATCTTCTGTGCCAGTGCTGGCAATCATGCACAAGGCGTTGCTTATGCGTGCTTCCACCAGAAGATTCATGGCAAGATTTACATGCCCACTCCCACGACCAGTCAGAAGATCGACAGGGTGCGGATGTTCGGAAAAGAGTTCGTCGAAGTAATTTTGATCGGCGACACGTTTGACGACGCCAATTCCCGGGCCGTTAAAGACTGTGAAGCCGCTGGCGGCACCTTTGTTCCTCCCTTTGATGACGAAAAAGTAATAGAAGGCCAGGGCACAGTGGCGGCGGAAATACTGGACGAAATTTCAGAACCCATCGACTACCTGCTTGTTCCCATTGGCGGCGGCGGACTTTCCGCCGGTGTGGGAAGCTATTTCAAAGCATTGAGCCCAAAGACAAAAATTATTGGTGCGGAGCCACTGGGAGCACCAGCCATGAAGAAGTCACTGGAAGCAGGACAAGTAGTGACACTGGAAAGTATAGACAAGTTTGTGGATGGCGCCGCTGTGCAAAGCGTGGGTAAGCGCAATCTGGAGATTTGCAAAGAGGTGTTAAGTGAAGTGGTGCTGGTACCGGAAGGCAAAGTTTGTACCACCCTGCTGGAGCTTTACAACAACGAAGGCATCATTGTGGAACCAGCAGGTGCATTAACCACGGCAGCACTCGACTTAGTAGCTGGTCAAATCAAAGGAAAAACCGTCGTTGCCATAGTCAGTGGTGGCAATAACGATATCATCCGGATGGCAGAGATCAAAGAACGGTCAATGCTGTACGAAGGGTTGAGGCACTATTTTATCGTGAAATTTCCACAGCGGGCCGGTGCCCTTAAAGAATTCCTTGTCAATGTGTTGGGGCCGAATGATGACATCATACTTTTCGAGTACACCAAAAAGACAGCCCGTGAAAACGGCCCGGCCATGATCGGAATAGAGCTAAAAGATCGGAACGACTTCCAAAGCCTGCTCGATAGAATGAAGGCCTATAACATCAACTACCAACTGCTCAACAACAAGCCCGAGCTGTTTGGGATGCTGGTTTGA
- a CDS encoding T9SS type A sorting domain-containing protein, whose amino-acid sequence MSSIYKPKIWSTLAFLLLLIPFLATSAGNEITLESYVTTDTDGDGLTDDDEINVYNTDPNLADTDDDGLNDGDEVNLYGSDPTLKDTDDDGLEDGEEINTYGSDPTLSDSDGDGLNDFEEVNTYGTDPTLSDSDDDGLSDYDEINSYGSDPTLKDSDDDGLEDGDEVNVYGSDPTLKDSDDDGLEDGDEVNTYGSDPTLTDSDGDEISDYDEVITYGTDPTLSDSDNDGLNDYEELITYSTDPLLSDTDGDGLSDGDEVNVYGTDPLVKDTDEDSLEDGEEVNDYESDPNLADTDDDGCDDGQEVAQNSNILVADSDVDGDGYKKCDGDCDDSDGTINPATVWYADTDGDGYGTDTDTKTQCTQPTGYVRVSGDCNDTDANVKPTTVWYQDSDGDGYGNSAVSLTQCAAPAGYVANADDCDDTKETIKPTTVWYADADGDGYGDEGVTKTQCAQPAGYILTAGDCDDSQEAINPTTVWYADADGDGFGLETDKKTQCTKPEGYVLVTGDCDDTRADVNPNTVWYKDADGDGFGDAATTSKSCSKPEGFVADATDCNDTDKDVYPSAPALPDGKDNNCDGSIDKLSQTITIAAIDNKTFGDAAFEVTATSSAGLAVALSVTGPATISENVVTITGAGEIIIDAVQAGNDGYTAADASATVQVAKASQTISFTALQDVNLEGGTLTLEASSSSGLPITFSVEGDASLEGNTVTLLGAGPLTISASQPGNGNYNAATAATQSICVNPALPVITVASKGKSLSTALVTGATYTWFRDGQELPTEGNTLPNQESGVFKVMVDVGGCTSTSAEVNVTITGINQAYLSNIIVYPNPATERISLKSLDEVFSSVKTVQISNVSGSMVKELQLKANENTIELAELPAGIYYLRVFDSKVRKDFRFIKH is encoded by the coding sequence ATGAGTTCGATATACAAACCAAAGATATGGAGTACTCTTGCCTTTTTGCTGCTGCTGATTCCCTTTTTGGCCACATCCGCAGGCAATGAGATTACCCTGGAAAGTTATGTAACCACCGACACTGATGGGGATGGGCTGACGGATGATGATGAGATCAATGTATACAACACTGATCCTAACCTTGCCGACACCGATGACGATGGGTTGAATGACGGAGATGAGGTAAATCTTTACGGCTCTGACCCAACTTTGAAGGACACAGATGATGATGGGTTGGAAGATGGCGAGGAAATAAATACTTACGGTTCTGATCCTACTCTATCAGATTCCGACGGCGATGGCCTGAATGATTTTGAGGAGGTGAACACCTACGGTACCGACCCGACACTTTCAGATTCTGACGATGACGGCCTCAGTGATTACGACGAAATCAATTCCTATGGCAGTGACCCTACCCTCAAAGACTCCGATGATGACGGCCTTGAAGATGGCGATGAAGTGAACGTGTATGGTTCCGACCCGACGCTGAAGGATTCTGACGATGACGGTCTGGAGGATGGCGATGAAGTAAATACATATGGCAGTGACCCGACGCTTACCGATTCAGATGGAGACGAAATTAGTGACTATGATGAAGTCATTACATACGGTACTGATCCCACGCTTTCGGATAGCGATAATGATGGGTTAAATGATTATGAGGAACTAATCACTTATAGCACCGACCCTTTGCTATCCGATACCGATGGTGATGGCCTCAGCGACGGTGATGAAGTGAATGTTTATGGTACTGACCCACTGGTAAAGGACACTGATGAGGACAGCCTCGAAGATGGAGAAGAAGTGAACGATTATGAGTCCGATCCGAACTTGGCCGACACCGACGACGATGGCTGCGACGACGGACAGGAAGTGGCGCAGAACAGCAATATTCTGGTTGCTGACTCAGATGTGGATGGTGATGGCTACAAGAAGTGCGACGGAGATTGTGACGACAGCGACGGCACTATCAATCCAGCTACAGTTTGGTATGCCGATACCGATGGTGACGGCTATGGCACAGATACAGACACAAAAACGCAGTGTACGCAGCCCACCGGTTATGTGCGGGTAAGTGGCGACTGTAACGATACTGATGCTAACGTCAAACCAACCACCGTTTGGTACCAGGACAGCGATGGCGATGGCTACGGCAATTCAGCCGTTAGCCTTACACAATGTGCTGCCCCTGCTGGGTATGTGGCGAATGCTGACGACTGTGACGATACCAAAGAAACTATCAAACCAACAACTGTTTGGTATGCCGACGCCGACGGGGATGGTTATGGAGACGAAGGTGTGACGAAGACCCAATGTGCTCAGCCAGCAGGATACATCCTAACAGCAGGTGACTGCGACGACAGTCAGGAAGCTATTAACCCGACAACTGTTTGGTACGCTGATGCCGATGGTGATGGGTTCGGATTGGAAACCGATAAAAAGACACAGTGCACAAAACCTGAGGGATATGTGCTCGTGACAGGCGATTGCGACGACACCAGGGCGGATGTTAATCCCAATACAGTGTGGTACAAAGATGCCGATGGAGATGGATTTGGTGATGCAGCTACCACGTCAAAATCATGTAGTAAGCCGGAAGGATTTGTTGCTGACGCCACAGACTGCAACGACACTGACAAGGACGTTTATCCAAGTGCTCCCGCTTTGCCTGATGGCAAGGACAACAACTGCGACGGATCAATTGATAAGTTATCCCAAACGATTACAATTGCTGCGATAGATAATAAGACATTTGGCGATGCTGCTTTCGAAGTAACCGCCACGTCCAGCGCCGGACTGGCCGTAGCGCTTTCGGTCACCGGGCCCGCTACTATTTCGGAAAATGTGGTGACCATAACCGGGGCTGGCGAAATTATTATAGATGCAGTGCAGGCAGGGAATGATGGCTACACTGCAGCCGATGCGTCGGCCACGGTACAAGTAGCCAAGGCGAGTCAAACGATTAGCTTTACAGCGCTGCAAGATGTGAACCTGGAGGGGGGGACCCTTACCCTTGAGGCTTCGTCGTCCAGTGGGTTGCCAATCACTTTTTCTGTCGAAGGTGACGCAAGCCTTGAAGGTAATACCGTAACCCTGCTGGGTGCCGGTCCACTAACAATATCGGCCAGCCAGCCTGGCAATGGCAATTACAACGCCGCCACCGCTGCTACCCAGTCGATTTGTGTTAACCCTGCCTTGCCAGTGATTACTGTCGCTTCTAAAGGAAAAAGCTTATCAACCGCTTTGGTAACCGGCGCTACTTACACCTGGTTCAGAGATGGACAGGAATTGCCTACCGAAGGAAATACCCTTCCCAATCAGGAGAGTGGCGTATTTAAAGTGATGGTGGATGTGGGTGGATGTACCAGTACCTCGGCGGAAGTGAATGTGACGATAACGGGTATTAACCAGGCTTATCTCAGCAATATCATCGTTTATCCTAACCCTGCGACAGAACGGATTTCGCTGAAGTCACTGGACGAAGTATTCAGTTCGGTAAAAACGGTCCAAATATCGAATGTTTCCGGAAGCATGGTAAAGGAACTACAGCTGAAGGCTAATGAGAATACAATTGAATTGGCCGAATTACCTGCTGGCATTTATTATTTGCGGGTATTCGACAGCAAAGTTCGAAAAGACTTTAGGTTCATTAAACATTAG